The genomic DNA AGGTAGCCCTCCAGGTCGAACTCGGCGCCGTAGCCATCGGTCTTGCGCGCGTTGATCAGGCGCGTGGTGTTGATGTCGCCGCCCACCGCGGTGAGCTGCTCGTTGTGCATGGTGTACGAGTACACGTCCGCATTCAGACGGATGCGGTTGTTCCAGCTGGTGCTCTTCAGGCCCAGCTCGTAGCTGGTGATCGTCTCGGGCTTGGCCTGCGAGATGGTATCGGCGAACAGCACGCGTCCCTGCACGCTCGGTGCGCGGAAGCCGTTGGCGATGCGCGCGTAGACGTTGACGTTGGGGCTCAGCGTCCAGGTACCGGTGACATCGCCGCTCCAGCGTGCGTCGTGTGGCGAAGCGGCCAGGCTCAACGGACCACCGCCGATCGGCGAGAGGAAACGATCGACGTGATAATCGCGCGAATCATGCGACCAGCGCGCACCGGCGCGGATATCGAAGTCGTCGTTGATCTTGTAATCGGTCGAACCGAACAGCGCCCAGGCCGTAGTGCGTTGCTTCTGCACGGCGAAACCGTCCAACGCGTGATTGTTCAACGTGTTGTAGTCGTAGTTGGCGATCGCGATGTCTTCGTTGAAGTAGTACGTGCCGACCTGCCAGTTCCACTGGTCCTGCGGATTGCTGGCCAGGCGGAATTCCTGCGTGATCTGGCGATCGTGCGGCAGCGCGTCGGCGGTCTCGGACGGGAACGCCGTCACCCACTGCTGCTGCGCCGGCGTCTTGGCCACGGCGATGCCGCCGTCGACGTCGCCCAGGCTGTACATCGTGGCGCGTTCCAGACCGGTGATCGAGGTGAAGGTGTAATCGCCGATGTTCCAGTTCAGGTGCAGGTTGCTGCCCCAGGTGAACAGGTGCTGGCGGTTGCGGCCGTCCTGGGTGACCTGATCGCGATTGAAGCCGGGCACGAAGGTGTCGCTGCCCAGCTCGATCGCGTTGCCACGGTTGACCGTGGCCGAACCATCGAGCCAGCGTGCGTGCACGTTGATCAGCGCACTGAAGTCGCCATCTTCGTACAGCGCCTGCGCGCGCACGGCGCGGTCGTTATAGCCGCCCAAGGCGTCTTTCTTGCCGGTGTAGTTGTTGTCGATCCAGCCGTCGCGGTGCTGCGCCAGCGCCGACACGCGGCCGGACCAGTGCGAGCTCAACGCGCCACCGAGAGCTGCTTCGACATTCGCTGTACCGAGCGAACCGTACGAGGCCTTGGCATAGCCGGTCGTTTCCTGGCTGGGCTTCTTCGAATCGAACTTGATCACGCCAGCCGGCGAGTTGCGGCCGAACAGCGAACCCTGCGGGCCGCGCAACACTTCGACCTGTTCGAGATCGAACAGCGGGAAGCCTTTGAGGATCGGGTTTTCCTGCACGATGTCGTCGTACACCATCGACACGGGCTGCGAACCGTTGAGGTCGAAGTCGCTATTGCCCAGGCCGCGGATGTAGAAGCGCGGGAAAATGCGGCCGTACGAGGTTTCCGCATAAACGCTCGGCGCACGCGAAGCGAGCTGGAGCACGCCGTCGCCGGCTTCGCCAAATGCCTCGAGCTTGTCGGGGGTGAGCACCGTGAGCGAGATCGGCACCTTCTGCAGATTTTCCACGCGCTTTTCGGCAGTGACGTTGATCGTCTGCAGTTCGGTGGCTTTGGTCGGCGGCTGCGTGGGGGCAGCATCTTGCGCGACAACGGCCGATGCCGCGAAGGCGGTGGCAATGGACAGCGCGAGCACGGCATAACGCGGCGAGCGGGCGACGGACATGGCTTGTAGTTCCCCAAAAAAAGTGTGGATTGGCGACCCGCGGCTTACTCCGATGGCGCCGCGGTGACACGCTATTGTCACATGTTCCTGCGGCGGTGCAGCGCAACCTTTCACGAAGGCTTTGCTTATGCGTTGCCGCCCCCATTTATGATCGGACTACCCGCCACTCCTTCCGGCGGACCTAAGTCCATGCCCTTACTCGAATTTCACCCCGCCGTCGCCAGCTGGTTCAGCAGTGTGTTCCCGGCCCCTACGGCCGCGCAGACGGCTGCCTGGCCCGCGATCCGACAGGGTCGCGACACCCTGGTGGCGGCGCCGACCGGCTCGGGCAAGACCCTGACCGCCTTCCTGGCCGCGATCGACGGCCTGGTGCGCGAGGGCGTGGCTAACGGTGGCACGCTGGCCGACGCCACGACCGTGGTCTACGTCTCGCCGCTGAAAGCGCTGTCCAACGACATCCGCATCAATCTGGAGGCGCCGCTGGAAGGGATCCGCGCGGAGCTGGAGAAACTCGGTCTGCCCGATGTCGTCATCCGCACGGCCGTACGTACCGGCGATACGCCGCAGGCCGAGCGCACACTGATGCGCAAGCAATCGCCGCATATCCTGGTGACCACGCCCGAGTCGCTGTACATCCTGCTCGGCTCCGAATCGGGCCGCAGCATGCTGAGCGACACGCGCACCGTGATCGTGGACGAAATTCATGCGCTGGCCGGCAGCAAGCGCGGCTCACATCTTGCCCTTTCACTGGAACGGCTCGAATCGCTCTGCCAACGGCCGCTGTTGCGCATCGGCTTGTCCGCCACGCAGAAGCCGATCGAGGAAGTCGCGCGGTTCCTGACCGGCGCGTCGCACGATGAATGCCATATCGTCGACGTCGGCCACACGCGCGAACGCGACCTGGCGATTGCCGTGCCGCCGGTGCCGCTCGAAGCGGTGATGTCCAACGATGCCTGGGAACTGATCTACAACCAGGTCGCCAACCTGGTCGAGGAACATCGCACCACGCTGATCTTCGTCAATACGCGACGCATGGCCGAGCGCGTAGCGCGGCATCTGTCCGAGCGTCTGGGTAAAGAGTTCGTCGCCGCGCATCACGGCAGTCTGGCCAAGGAACAACGCCTCGATGCCGAACAACGGTTGAAACGCGGCGATCTGAAAGTGCTGGTGGCCACCGCGTCGCTGGAGCTGGGTATCGATATCGGCGATGTCGACCTGGTCTGCCAATTGCAATCACCGCGCTCCATCGCGGCGTTCTTGCAACGCGCAGGACGTTCCGGCCACGCGGTCAATGGCACGCCCAAGGCGCGCCTGTTTCCCACCAGTCGCGACGATCTGATCGAATGCACGGCACTGCTCGATTGCGTACGGCGGGGCGAACTCGATGCGCTGTTCGTGCCGCCCGCTCCGCTGGATGTGTTGGCACAGCAGATCGTTGCCGAAGTCGCCGCGCAGGAATGGAACGAAGACGCGCTGTTCGACCTGGTGCGCCGCGCCCATCCCTATCGTGAGCTGACGCGCGCGCAGTTCGACGAAACCATCCGCATGCTGGCCGATGGTTTCACTACGCGGCGCGGTGCGCGTGCGGCATATATCCACCGTGATGCCGTGCACCGCCAGCTGCGCGCACGGCGAGGCGCACGCCTTACCGCCATTACTTCCGGCGGCGCCATTCCCGATACCGCCGATTATCTGGTGGTGCTCGAACCGCAGGCGACGGTGATCGGCAGCGTGCACGAGGACTTTGCCGTGGAGAGCCTTGCCGGCGATATCTTCCAGCTCGGCAACACCAGCTATCGCATCCTGCGCGTCGAACGCGACCGCCTGCGCGTAGAAGACGCGCATGGCGTGCCGCCAAGCATTCCTTTCTGGCTGGGCGAGGCCCCTGGGCGTAGCGACGAGTTATCCCTCGGCGTATCGCGTCTACGCGAAGAGATAGGCACGCAGCTCGACGAAGGCGGTGTCCCGCAGGCGCTGAAATGGCTGACCGAAACGCTGGGCATGAACGCAGCGGCCGCCCAACAGCTTGCCGATTACCTGGCCAAGGCCCAGCTTGCCCTTGGCGTGCTGCCGACACAGCACACGCTTGTGTTCGAACGATTCTTCGACGAATCGGGTGGCACCCAGCTGGTGATCCACACGCCGTACGGCAGCCGCATCAATCGCGCCTGGGGCCTGGCGCTGCGCAAGCGGTTCTGTCGACAGTTCAATTTCGAATTGCAGGCGGCGGCGACCGAAGATGCGATCGTACTGTCGTTGTCGACCAGCCACAGTTTTCCGCTCGAAGAAGTCGCGCGCTATTTGCATTCCAACACCGCCGAGCACGTGCTGGTTCAGGCGTTGCTCGACGCGCCGCTGTTTCCCGTGCGCTGGCGCTGGAATGCCACCACGTCGCTGGCGCTTCCGCGCTTCCAGGGCGGCCGCAAAGTGCCGCCGCAGTTGCAACGCATGAAGAGCGAGGATCTGCTGGCGACGGTGTTTCCCGATCAGGTCGCCTGCCTGGAAAACATCGTTGGCGAGCGACAGATTCCCGATCACCCGCTGGTCAACCAGACCATGTACGACTGCCTGCGCGAAGCAATGGATGTCGACGGCTTGTTGCATATCCTTCGCGGTCTCGAAGGCGGCGCGATTCGGGTGGTCGCTCGCGACCTTACGGCACCCAGCCCGCTGGCCAGCGAAGTGCTCACCGCCGCACCGTATGCCTATCTCGACGATGCACCGCTGGAGGAGCGTCGTACGCTTGCCGTGCAATCGCGCCGCGGCGGCGAGATCGAGGATGCCGGCGATCTAGCCAAGCTCGATCCCGAGGCAATTGCTGCGGTACGCGGCGAAGCATGGCCGCAGGTACGCAGTGCGGACGAAATGCATGAAGCCTTGAGCGTGCTGGGTTTCGTCAGCGATACCGAGGCACAGAAAAACCAAGGTTGGGATAACTATCTGCAGGCGTTGGCGAAACACCATCGCGCCACCGCGCTGACACCAAAGCAGGCACGCGCATCGCTGTGGATCGCCGCTGAAAAGCTGCCGATGTGGCAGGCAGTACATGGCCATGCCAGCATCGACCCGCCCATCGAAGCGCCTGCCGAATACGCGGCGCAAGCGTGGACGCGTGAAGATGCGCTGCTCGAACTGGTACGCGGTCGCCTGGTCGGCCTGGGCCCCGTCGATGCCGCCAGCCTCGCCGAATCACTGCAAGTTGAACGCAGCGATGTCGATCACGCCCTGATCCGCCTGCAATCGGAAGGCTACGTGATCCAGGGACATTTCAGTCCCGGCGTCCAGGACGTGCAATGGTGCGAACGCCATCTGCTGGCGCGCATTCATCGCTACACCATCGGCCGATTGCGCCGCGAAATCGAACCGGTCAGTCGCCGCCAGCTGATGCGCTTCCTGTTCCAGTGGCAGCACGTGGCGCCCGATGCACGCCTGAACGGCCCCGACGGGCTGCCGGCCATCATCAACCAGCTCGAAGGATTCGAAGCCGCGGCCGGTGCATGGGAAACCGAGTTGCTGCCTACACGCATCGACGACTACGCCATTCAATGGCTCGACGAACAATGCCGCGCGGGCCGTGTCGTCTGGAATCGGCTGCGCACGGGCGGCGGCAGCAACGGACCGGTTCGTGCCACGCCAATCGTGCTGTTGCCGCGTCGAAGCCTGGCCACATGGAGCGCCATTGCCGCGAACACACAGTCGCAGGAGACATTGTTGTCCTCGCGTGCGCAAGCTGTTGCCGACGCGCTGGCCGCTCAGGGTGCGTTGTTCTTCGACGAGCTCATGGATTCCACGCATCTGCTGCGTACCGAACTGGAAGATGCACTGGGCGAGCTGGTGTCCGCCGGTCGTGTCAGTGCCGACAGTTTCGCCGGTCTGCGCGCGTTGTTGCTGCCCGCGGCCAAACGCGAAGCGCCGCGTCACCGGCGCGTGCGCCGCCATATGCTGAGCGGCATCGAAGATGCGGGCCGCTGGTCGTTGGTACGACAGCCCGTCGCTACCGGAAAACACGATCCGGACACCATCGAGCACATCGCGCGCTCCTTGCTGCGTCGATATGGCGTGGTGTTCTGGAAGCTGCTTGAACGCGAGGCCTCGTGGCTGCCGACATGGCGGGAGTTGTTGCGCGTGTATCACCGACTTGAGGCCCGCGGCGAAATCCGTGGCGGACGTTTCGTCGAGGGACTGGTCGGCGAACAATTCGCGCTACCTGAAGCCATCCCGCAATTGCGTGCCGCCAGCAAGCGCGAGAACGACGGCGAACTGGTCGTCCTGAGCGGTTGCGATCCGCTCAACCTGGTTGGCACCGTGCTCAGCGGCGACAAGCTGCCCGCCGTAATCGGCACGCGTGTGCTTTACGAGGATGGCGTAGCGGTGGCGGCGCTGGTGGCGAACAAGCCGCAATGGCTGGTGGAGAGCGGGTCCCGTCAGCAACAGCTATGGCGCAATGCCTTGTTGCGCCGTCCCGGCTACGAGACGGCGACCTTCGAGAGTCTGGCTGCCGGTCACTCGCTGTGATCGGCGATATAGATCAACAGGCCGTCGCGCTCGCGAAACTCGCTGCGGCCATTTAAGGCCATGCTCTGGCCGGCGCGGATGCCGTTGGGCAGGTCGATGCCGAAGGTGCCTTCGAAGAAGACCTTTACGTAAGCCGTGCCTTCGAATTCGCGGTACTCGGTGATCGTCTGATGTCGCGCCGAGAACAGATGGCGGGAGCTCTCGGCGAGGTGGCGCAGTTCGTCGATGCCCAGGGTGCGCACGCTCAGCGTGTTGGCGGTGTAGTTTTCGAAGACGACTTCGCGGTGCATGGTGGTGAGCATGGCCTCGACGTCCTTGCGGTTGTAGGCGTCGAGGTAGCGGTCGATGAGCTGGCGCATGGGGGATGTCTTTGGGGGGCTGGTGCTAATAGTAGCTTGAGAGTCCAGAGCCCCCTCACCCCAACCCTCTCCCCCGGCAGAGCCAGGGGAGAGGGAGCTAAAAGCGCGCAGGATTCAAACTTGCCTCAGTGTGCCCCCTCTCCTCTGGCTCTGTGGGGGGGAGGGCTGGGGTGAGGGGGCCGGGCGCTCACGAAGCGCTCACCGCTTTACGTTATCCGTCTCACCAATAAACTTCGCCACATTGTCATGCAGCATCTTCAGCGAATCCTGATTCGCGTAAACCATATGCCCGGACGGATACCACGCATAGGTGATATTGGCCTGCAGCGCATCGGGGATTGGCAGATGGTGCATTTCATAATCGGCGGCGAAGTACGGCGTAGCCAGGTCGTAATAACCGCCGTTCAACAGCACCTTCAAGTTCGGATTGGTCTTCATCGCCGTGGCCAGGTCCGGCATCACATTGGTCGACTGCTGCAAGGCCTCGCCTTCGACACCGGGTGCCTTGTGCGCAAAATCCCAGTGGTCGACGTCGGCGAACAAACGATAGTTCATGTTCTCGCCGAACTTGAGCTGCTTGCGCACATAGTCGTTGAATGCAGCGACGTACGCCGAGCTGATCGCGGAAGACTGCGGATCGTATTCCGAATCCTTGGCCATCGGGTCGAGCGACGGTCCCGAGAAACGGCTGTCGAGACGACCGGTGGTGAGGCCGCCATCGTTCTGCAACTGGTGCTCGAACATGCCGCCGGTTACGCGCAGATTGGCGCGCAAGAGATAATCGGTCGGCAGGCCGGTGTACTGATGCAGCTTCTCCGCAACGGCTTGCTTGCGACCGGCATCCAGACGCGAGCCGGCCATCAATGCCTGGGCATAGTCACCGATCGCGAACTGTTCGACCTCGCGCAGGAACGGCTCGAGCTGCGCCGGCTGTTGCGGCAGCTTACGATGATAAAACGCCGTCGCGGCGAAGGTCGGCAGTGCGGTGATGTATGGCGCATCCACGCCCGGATTGAACTGCGGGCCGTCGATGCTGTTGTCGAAGCTCAGGATCTGCGAAAGCAGGATCACGCCGTTGAGGTCGACGCTATCTTCGTTTTCCAGAATGTTGGAGACCACCGCCGAACGCGTGGTGCCGTAACTCTCGCCAAACAGATATTTCGGGGAGTTCCAGCGACCGTACCGGGACAGGAACTGGGTAATGAACTGCGCGAAGGCATGGCCGTCGCCGTCGACGCTGTACGTGCTCTTGCGTCGATCCTTCATTTGCTCGTCGCGCTTGCCCTTGTCGTCGTCATGGGCAATGAGTCGACTGAAGCCCGCACCCGGTGCATCGATAAACACCAGATCCGACGCATCGAGCAGGCTGTAGTCGTTGTTGACCAGACCATAGGGCGCCGCTGGCGTATGGCTGTCGTCACTGGTGACGACGCGCTTGGGACCAAAGGCACCCATATGCAGCCACACCGTCGCCGAACCCGGTCCGCCGTTATAGATGAAGGTGATCGGCCGCTTGCCCGCCTCCACACCTTTCTTGAAATAGGCGGTATAGAACATGCTGATCTGCGGCTCGTCTTCCTTGTCGCCGCTGCCATGCAATACCAGCGTGCCGGCGACAGCCTTGTAGTCGACGCGTTTGCCTTCGACGCTGACCGAGCCCTCGCTTTCAGAGGACTGCGGCTTGATCAGCGCGGCCTCGGCCTTGTCGTCAGGCTTGTCCTTCTTGTCCTTGTCGTCATGCTCTTTGGCGTGGACGGCCGAGCACAGCATGAGAGCGGTAAGAGCGGCGGCGAGAGGCAGCTTGCGCATCGTGGGCGTTCCTGGATGACGGCGGGGATAGTCCAGAGTACGGACACCGCAAGCCCGCTTTCCCACCCCAGAAGTCATGCCTGTGCGGCATACCCCAGCACACCGATGGCGGCGAACGCGAGCAGAAGACCCAGGACATTGATCGGGCGCAGCCGTTCGCCGAACCCCAGGCTGCCGACCAGGGCGCCGAGCAGCACCACGCCCAGGTTCATGCTGGCAAACACCAGCGCAGGATGTTGCGCCAGCGCCTGATGGGCACGCACGTAGAAAACGATGTTGCCGAAGTTGACCAGGCCCAGGATCAAGCCGCCGACCGCGTCGCGCAGGCTTGGACGCGTCTGCCCGCGTAAGCAGCGCCACAGGAAGATCGCCATGGCGACCAGAAAAGACAGCACAAAGGCCGTCAGCAGCGAGGCCGCAAACGGTACACCTGCCTGCGCCACCAGCTTCAGCAGAATATCGATCGCACCGAAGCCCGCGAACACCACCAACGGCCAGTACCAGCCGTTACCAGCCTGCGCCGCGGATTGCTCCCCACGCCACAGCATGCACAGCAGGGCGATGAAGCCCAACGCCAGCCCTGCCAGCTTGATCGCGGTCGGTTGCTCGCCGAACAGCAAGAACGCCGCCAGCAGAGAGATAAGCAGGGACAGGCGTTGCGCGGTATCGGTACGTACGATGCCGGCGTTGCGCACCGAGGCGGCCAGCGCCATGAAGATCGTCGGCAACAGGATACCCAGCCCGACCATGCCAACCCAGGGGACGTGCTGGCCCTTCAAGGCGTCAAGCGATGGCCGGAAGATCCAGACCGTCAGCGCGCTGGTCGCGACATAGTTCCAGGCAATTGCCTGCCCGACGTCGAACCCACGTCGCCGTGCCAGCTTGAGCATCACCGATACCCAGACGCTGCATAGAACGCTCAATAAAACGTAGATCATGAATCGCGCGCCAAAAAAGGATGCCTAAGGATACGACGATGCTCAGTGCGCGAAGCGTTCGCGATAGCGGGCAGGGCTCAATTGCAGTGACCGACGAAAGTGATGCCGCAAGGTATCGGCACTGCCGAAGCCGCAGGCGTCGGCAATCTGTTCGACCGCCAGATCGCTACCCTCGAGCATCTCCCGCGCACGCGCCAGGCGCTCTTGCGTTAGCCATTGCTTGGGCGAATGCCCGGTCGCTTCCTCGAAGCGACGCAGCAGCGTGCGTTCGCTCATGCGCGCGCGTTCGGCAAGCTCAGGTAATGCGAGCGGCTGGTCCAGATGCTTGCGCATCCATTCCAGTAACTTGCCCAGTGCCGCGCCCTGTTCGGGTAGCGGCGACGGAATGAACTGGGCTTGTCCGCCATCGCGATGCGTCGGCACCACCGCTCGACGCGCTACCTGGTTGGCGATGCGCGGGCCGTAGTCGCGCCGGATCAGATGCAGGGAGAGATCGATCGCCGCCGCGCTACCTGCCGACGTGAGCAGTTGGCCCTCATCGACATACAGCACGTCCGGCTCGATCCGCACGTGCGGATAACGTGCAGCCAGGGCGTCGGCGTAACGCCAATGCGTGCTGGCACGGCGGCCATCGAGCAACCCGGTGGCGGCCAGCACAAACACGCCGGAACAGAACGACACCAACCGCGCGCCGCGCGCATGCGCAGCACGGAGCGCGTCGAGCAGACGCTCCGGTGGCGCCGCGTCGGCGCCGCGCCAACCCGGCACGATGATCGTGCCGGCCTGCGCCAATCCATCCAGGGTGGCCTCGGCGCGCAATTGCAGGCCACCGGCAGCGCGCATGCTGCCGCGATCGACCGCATAAGAACCGAAGCTATACCAGTGATCGAACTCCGGTCGGGCCAGCCCGAACATTTCCACGGCAATGCCGTACTCGAAGCTGCACAGACCGTCGTACACCAACGCGGCGACGTGGCGGTTGGCAGGTCCGTTGGCGGGACGGGAACGTTTTGGCGGTTTCTTCATGGTGACTGGCATTCTTGCCAATGTCCGCCAGCCGCACCAGTGCCCAGACTGCAACGCACCGCCACCTGGAGTTGCATCATGCCAACCGTCGTTCAACGTGTTTCCGCCGCACCCAGCCAGCAGGCGCTGGCCCATTTCGAGGCTCGCCTTACGTTCGAAACCGATTGCGCGGATGTGTACTACGCGACCCACCATGAGCAGAAGGACTTCATTCTGCTCGACGTGCGTACACCCACCCTGTACGCCGCCGGGCATGTGCCCGGTGCGCTGAATGTGCCGACGCGCACGATCAGTGAGCAACGATTGGCCGAGTACCCGGCCGACACCTTGTTCGTGGTGTATTGCGCCGGACCTCACTGTAACGGCGCCAACAAGGCTGCGATAAAGCTGGCGCAGCTTGGCCGGCCGGTGAAGGAGATGATCGGAGGGCTGACCGGCTGGATCGACGAGGGCTTTGGCCTGGCGCGCGGCGCATGATCGAGTTCACAATTCGGCCCGCCGCGCCAGAGGACGTCGCCGCTGTGCTGCCGCTGATGGCAGAACACGCCGCGTTCGAGCGCCTGGATCATGCGCAACAAGCGCGGCTGGACATGCTGCCGGCGGCGCTTGTGACGACACCGCCACGACTGTACCTATGGCTCGCCCAGGTCGATGACGCGATCGTCGGATACGCCAGCGCCACGCTGGATTTTTCCACGCTCGACCGCGCCACCTACCTGCACATGGACTGCCTGTTCGTACGGACAGGTTGGCGTGGTCATGGTATCGGTCGTGAGCTGTGGCATCGACTCAGGGGTTTCGCGCATGCCCGTGGCTGCCTGAGCATGCAGTGGCAGACGCCGGACTGGAACGAAGACGCAGCGCGCTTCTATCGCAGGCTGGGCGCGAACGAATTGCTCAAGCGACGCTATACACTAAGGCTCGACGCCGGTCAGTGAGCCGCGCGTCGCCACCGGAGGCGCGTCGTGCTCGAACTTCGTCCC from Dyella sp. GSA-30 includes the following:
- a CDS encoding TonB-dependent receptor, which gives rise to MSVARSPRYAVLALSIATAFAASAVVAQDAAPTQPPTKATELQTINVTAEKRVENLQKVPISLTVLTPDKLEAFGEAGDGVLQLASRAPSVYAETSYGRIFPRFYIRGLGNSDFDLNGSQPVSMVYDDIVQENPILKGFPLFDLEQVEVLRGPQGSLFGRNSPAGVIKFDSKKPSQETTGYAKASYGSLGTANVEAALGGALSSHWSGRVSALAQHRDGWIDNNYTGKKDALGGYNDRAVRAQALYEDGDFSALINVHARWLDGSATVNRGNAIELGSDTFVPGFNRDQVTQDGRNRQHLFTWGSNLHLNWNIGDYTFTSITGLERATMYSLGDVDGGIAVAKTPAQQQWVTAFPSETADALPHDRQITQEFRLASNPQDQWNWQVGTYYFNEDIAIANYDYNTLNNHALDGFAVQKQRTTAWALFGSTDYKINDDFDIRAGARWSHDSRDYHVDRFLSPIGGGPLSLAASPHDARWSGDVTGTWTLSPNVNVYARIANGFRAPSVQGRVLFADTISQAKPETITSYELGLKSTSWNNRIRLNADVYSYTMHNEQLTAVGGDINTTRLINARKTDGYGAEFDLEGYLTPNFIVTAGGSYNHTELKDKDLSVAICGAGCTVLDPLNAQGNALIDGNSLPNAPKWIGTVTARYGIPYGNSGEFFIYTDWNYRSEVNFFLYDSAEFRGKPLLEGGLRLGYNWNYGKQEVALYGRNITNRRQIIGAIDFDNRTAFVNDPRVIGVEFKTEL
- a CDS encoding DEAD/DEAH box helicase, whose amino-acid sequence is MPLLEFHPAVASWFSSVFPAPTAAQTAAWPAIRQGRDTLVAAPTGSGKTLTAFLAAIDGLVREGVANGGTLADATTVVYVSPLKALSNDIRINLEAPLEGIRAELEKLGLPDVVIRTAVRTGDTPQAERTLMRKQSPHILVTTPESLYILLGSESGRSMLSDTRTVIVDEIHALAGSKRGSHLALSLERLESLCQRPLLRIGLSATQKPIEEVARFLTGASHDECHIVDVGHTRERDLAIAVPPVPLEAVMSNDAWELIYNQVANLVEEHRTTLIFVNTRRMAERVARHLSERLGKEFVAAHHGSLAKEQRLDAEQRLKRGDLKVLVATASLELGIDIGDVDLVCQLQSPRSIAAFLQRAGRSGHAVNGTPKARLFPTSRDDLIECTALLDCVRRGELDALFVPPAPLDVLAQQIVAEVAAQEWNEDALFDLVRRAHPYRELTRAQFDETIRMLADGFTTRRGARAAYIHRDAVHRQLRARRGARLTAITSGGAIPDTADYLVVLEPQATVIGSVHEDFAVESLAGDIFQLGNTSYRILRVERDRLRVEDAHGVPPSIPFWLGEAPGRSDELSLGVSRLREEIGTQLDEGGVPQALKWLTETLGMNAAAAQQLADYLAKAQLALGVLPTQHTLVFERFFDESGGTQLVIHTPYGSRINRAWGLALRKRFCRQFNFELQAAATEDAIVLSLSTSHSFPLEEVARYLHSNTAEHVLVQALLDAPLFPVRWRWNATTSLALPRFQGGRKVPPQLQRMKSEDLLATVFPDQVACLENIVGERQIPDHPLVNQTMYDCLREAMDVDGLLHILRGLEGGAIRVVARDLTAPSPLASEVLTAAPYAYLDDAPLEERRTLAVQSRRGGEIEDAGDLAKLDPEAIAAVRGEAWPQVRSADEMHEALSVLGFVSDTEAQKNQGWDNYLQALAKHHRATALTPKQARASLWIAAEKLPMWQAVHGHASIDPPIEAPAEYAAQAWTREDALLELVRGRLVGLGPVDAASLAESLQVERSDVDHALIRLQSEGYVIQGHFSPGVQDVQWCERHLLARIHRYTIGRLRREIEPVSRRQLMRFLFQWQHVAPDARLNGPDGLPAIINQLEGFEAAAGAWETELLPTRIDDYAIQWLDEQCRAGRVVWNRLRTGGGSNGPVRATPIVLLPRRSLATWSAIAANTQSQETLLSSRAQAVADALAAQGALFFDELMDSTHLLRTELEDALGELVSAGRVSADSFAGLRALLLPAAKREAPRHRRVRRHMLSGIEDAGRWSLVRQPVATGKHDPDTIEHIARSLLRRYGVVFWKLLEREASWLPTWRELLRVYHRLEARGEIRGGRFVEGLVGEQFALPEAIPQLRAASKRENDGELVVLSGCDPLNLVGTVLSGDKLPAVIGTRVLYEDGVAVAALVANKPQWLVESGSRQQQLWRNALLRRPGYETATFESLAAGHSL
- a CDS encoding nuclear transport factor 2 family protein, with translation MRQLIDRYLDAYNRKDVEAMLTTMHREVVFENYTANTLSVRTLGIDELRHLAESSRHLFSARHQTITEYREFEGTAYVKVFFEGTFGIDLPNGIRAGQSMALNGRSEFRERDGLLIYIADHSE
- a CDS encoding peptidase S10; the protein is MRKLPLAAALTALMLCSAVHAKEHDDKDKKDKPDDKAEAALIKPQSSESEGSVSVEGKRVDYKAVAGTLVLHGSGDKEDEPQISMFYTAYFKKGVEAGKRPITFIYNGGPGSATVWLHMGAFGPKRVVTSDDSHTPAAPYGLVNNDYSLLDASDLVFIDAPGAGFSRLIAHDDDKGKRDEQMKDRRKSTYSVDGDGHAFAQFITQFLSRYGRWNSPKYLFGESYGTTRSAVVSNILENEDSVDLNGVILLSQILSFDNSIDGPQFNPGVDAPYITALPTFAATAFYHRKLPQQPAQLEPFLREVEQFAIGDYAQALMAGSRLDAGRKQAVAEKLHQYTGLPTDYLLRANLRVTGGMFEHQLQNDGGLTTGRLDSRFSGPSLDPMAKDSEYDPQSSAISSAYVAAFNDYVRKQLKFGENMNYRLFADVDHWDFAHKAPGVEGEALQQSTNVMPDLATAMKTNPNLKVLLNGGYYDLATPYFAADYEMHHLPIPDALQANITYAWYPSGHMVYANQDSLKMLHDNVAKFIGETDNVKR
- a CDS encoding DMT family transporter; amino-acid sequence: MIYVLLSVLCSVWVSVMLKLARRRGFDVGQAIAWNYVATSALTVWIFRPSLDALKGQHVPWVGMVGLGILLPTIFMALAASVRNAGIVRTDTAQRLSLLISLLAAFLLFGEQPTAIKLAGLALGFIALLCMLWRGEQSAAQAGNGWYWPLVVFAGFGAIDILLKLVAQAGVPFAASLLTAFVLSFLVAMAIFLWRCLRGQTRPSLRDAVGGLILGLVNFGNIVFYVRAHQALAQHPALVFASMNLGVVLLGALVGSLGFGERLRPINVLGLLLAFAAIGVLGYAAQA
- the ftrA gene encoding transcriptional regulator FtrA, which gives rise to MKKPPKRSRPANGPANRHVAALVYDGLCSFEYGIAVEMFGLARPEFDHWYSFGSYAVDRGSMRAAGGLQLRAEATLDGLAQAGTIIVPGWRGADAAPPERLLDALRAAHARGARLVSFCSGVFVLAATGLLDGRRASTHWRYADALAARYPHVRIEPDVLYVDEGQLLTSAGSAAAIDLSLHLIRRDYGPRIANQVARRAVVPTHRDGGQAQFIPSPLPEQGAALGKLLEWMRKHLDQPLALPELAERARMSERTLLRRFEEATGHSPKQWLTQERLARAREMLEGSDLAVEQIADACGFGSADTLRHHFRRSLQLSPARYRERFAH
- a CDS encoding rhodanese-like domain-containing protein; this translates as MPTVVQRVSAAPSQQALAHFEARLTFETDCADVYYATHHEQKDFILLDVRTPTLYAAGHVPGALNVPTRTISEQRLAEYPADTLFVVYCAGPHCNGANKAAIKLAQLGRPVKEMIGGLTGWIDEGFGLARGA
- a CDS encoding GNAT family N-acetyltransferase; the protein is MIEFTIRPAAPEDVAAVLPLMAEHAAFERLDHAQQARLDMLPAALVTTPPRLYLWLAQVDDAIVGYASATLDFSTLDRATYLHMDCLFVRTGWRGHGIGRELWHRLRGFAHARGCLSMQWQTPDWNEDAARFYRRLGANELLKRRYTLRLDAGQ